The following proteins come from a genomic window of Drosophila sulfurigaster albostrigata strain 15112-1811.04 chromosome X, ASM2355843v2, whole genome shotgun sequence:
- the LOC133848591 gene encoding uncharacterized protein LOC133848591 isoform X2: MDRSVISFLKACPHCARTFNSDSLKRHAAVCLKASKKREVFDSITQRWKNDQEGYRFTRVEQPMARPNKKKEQVVVEQMKDKKEPKVENNVVTPRPEVQNKKKQVANKKVKPANQDGNKQEVKMKMIMDKRVQTLSKTSLRSSPLSARVSPLSMGSPPSTDRSSTIFVRSSPSTERSSPPKSELPLVSRRFVPNLYNKALQSCVHCGRSFNRKAYDSHVAWCTEQYSRTKFDTTFQKIGNEEAKQRMNRRVNYKPPMPKSARN, from the exons ATGGATCGATCTGTAATTAGTTTTTTGAAAGCCTGCCCACACTGTGCGCGCACTTTTAATTCAGATTCGCTGAAACGCCACGCTGCTGTATGTTTGAAGGCCTCGAAGAAACGAGAAGTTTTCGACTCGATCACACAGCGATGGAAAAACGACCAAGAAGGCTATAGATTTACGCGTGTTGAACAACCGATGGCACGTCCCAACAAGAAAAAGGAACAGGTGGTGGTGGAGCAAATGAAGGATAAGAAGGAGCCGAAGGTGGAAAATAATGTGGTGACACCAAGGCCTGAAGTTCAGAATAAGAAGAAGCAAGTGGCCAATAAGAAGGTGAAGCCTGCTAATCAGGATGGAAATAAACAAGAGGTGAAAATGAAGATGATCATG GATAAACGCGTGCAAACTTTGAGCAAGACATCGTTGCGATCTTCGCCTTTATCGGCGCGAGTTTCGCCGTTATCAATGGGATCGCCGCCATCGACGGATCGATCTTCAACGATATTCGTGCGATCATCGCCGTCAACAGAGCGATCTTCGCCGCCCAAGTCGGAGCTTCCGTTGGTCAGTCGCCGCTTTGTTCCAAACTTGTACAACAAAGCGTTACAAAGCTGCGTCCATTGCGGTCGCAGCTTCAATAGAAAGGCTTACGATTCACACGTGGCTTGGTGCACGGAGCAGTACAGCAGAACGAAATTTGATACAACTTTTCAAAAGATCGGCAATGAAGAGGCCAAGCAGCGCATGAATCGCCGCGTAAACTACAAGCCTCCAATGCCCAA ATCGGCAAGAAATTAG
- the LOC133848591 gene encoding uncharacterized protein LOC133848591 isoform X1: MDRSVISFLKACPHCARTFNSDSLKRHAAVCLKASKKREVFDSITQRWKNDQEGYRFTRVEQPMARPNKKKEQVVVEQMKDKKEPKVENNVVTPRPEVQNKKKQVANKKVKPANQDGNKQEVKMKMIMVQLQTVPSQKDKRVQTLSKTSLRSSPLSARVSPLSMGSPPSTDRSSTIFVRSSPSTERSSPPKSELPLVSRRFVPNLYNKALQSCVHCGRSFNRKAYDSHVAWCTEQYSRTKFDTTFQKIGNEEAKQRMNRRVNYKPPMPKSARN; the protein is encoded by the exons ATGGATCGATCTGTAATTAGTTTTTTGAAAGCCTGCCCACACTGTGCGCGCACTTTTAATTCAGATTCGCTGAAACGCCACGCTGCTGTATGTTTGAAGGCCTCGAAGAAACGAGAAGTTTTCGACTCGATCACACAGCGATGGAAAAACGACCAAGAAGGCTATAGATTTACGCGTGTTGAACAACCGATGGCACGTCCCAACAAGAAAAAGGAACAGGTGGTGGTGGAGCAAATGAAGGATAAGAAGGAGCCGAAGGTGGAAAATAATGTGGTGACACCAAGGCCTGAAGTTCAGAATAAGAAGAAGCAAGTGGCCAATAAGAAGGTGAAGCCTGCTAATCAGGATGGAAATAAACAAGAGGTGAAAATGAAGATGATCATGGTCCAATTACAAACGGTGCCATCCCAAAAGGATAAACGCGTGCAAACTTTGAGCAAGACATCGTTGCGATCTTCGCCTTTATCGGCGCGAGTTTCGCCGTTATCAATGGGATCGCCGCCATCGACGGATCGATCTTCAACGATATTCGTGCGATCATCGCCGTCAACAGAGCGATCTTCGCCGCCCAAGTCGGAGCTTCCGTTGGTCAGTCGCCGCTTTGTTCCAAACTTGTACAACAAAGCGTTACAAAGCTGCGTCCATTGCGGTCGCAGCTTCAATAGAAAGGCTTACGATTCACACGTGGCTTGGTGCACGGAGCAGTACAGCAGAACGAAATTTGATACAACTTTTCAAAAGATCGGCAATGAAGAGGCCAAGCAGCGCATGAATCGCCGCGTAAACTACAAGCCTCCAATGCCCAA ATCGGCAAGAAATTAG